From Pseudarthrobacter equi, a single genomic window includes:
- a CDS encoding magnesium and cobalt transport protein CorA, protein MTIVDNAVYVNGMRTADPESLDETYFALRQREGMAWIGLYRPDAEELQSVGEEFDLNPLAVEDALAGHQRAKLEHYGECLFLVLRPARYRDDVEKVDFGEIHVFAGDEYVVTVRHAESPDLAKVRRRMESMPEFLALGPEAVLYGILDQVVDEYEPVAAGLENDIDEIEDDLFGADPEVSRRIYELSRQVITFQRATSPLAGILQALMAGTPERPADADLQDHLRDVLDHVLRLNERVASFRALLQNALAVNAALVAQRQNEEMQRMTESSFEQNEQVKRISSWAAILFAPTLVASIYGMNFTAMPELTWTYGYPYAIGLMLAMGLGLYVTFKHNKWI, encoded by the coding sequence GTGACGATCGTCGACAATGCCGTCTACGTGAACGGGATGCGGACAGCGGACCCGGAAAGCCTGGACGAAACCTACTTTGCGCTGAGGCAGCGCGAGGGAATGGCCTGGATCGGCCTGTACCGCCCGGACGCCGAGGAACTGCAATCGGTAGGGGAGGAATTCGACCTGAACCCGCTCGCCGTCGAGGACGCCCTCGCAGGCCACCAGCGGGCCAAGCTGGAACACTACGGCGAATGCCTGTTCCTGGTGCTGCGGCCGGCCCGGTACCGCGATGACGTGGAGAAGGTGGACTTCGGCGAGATCCACGTCTTTGCCGGTGACGAGTACGTGGTGACCGTCCGGCACGCAGAGTCACCGGACCTGGCCAAGGTCCGGCGGCGCATGGAATCGATGCCGGAGTTCCTGGCCCTCGGCCCCGAGGCTGTCCTGTACGGGATCCTGGACCAGGTGGTGGACGAGTACGAGCCCGTGGCCGCCGGCCTGGAAAACGACATCGACGAAATCGAGGACGACCTCTTCGGCGCCGACCCCGAGGTCTCCCGGCGCATCTACGAACTCTCCCGGCAGGTCATCACGTTCCAGCGCGCCACCAGCCCGCTGGCCGGGATCCTGCAGGCCCTGATGGCCGGAACCCCGGAACGCCCCGCTGATGCCGACCTCCAGGACCACCTCCGCGATGTGCTGGACCACGTCCTGCGGCTCAACGAACGCGTGGCGTCCTTCCGGGCACTGCTCCAGAACGCGCTCGCGGTCAACGCGGCCCTGGTGGCGCAGCGGCAGAACGAGGAGATGCAGCGGATGACCGAATCCAGCTTTGAGCAGAACGAACAGGTCAAGCGCATCTCGTCCTGGGCCGCCATCCTGTTCGCCCCCACCCTCGTGGCGTCCATTTACGGCATGAACTTCACTGCGATGCCCGAGCTGACCTGGACCTACGGCTACCCCTATGCCATCGGCCTGATGCTGGCTATGGGATTGGGGCTGTACGTCACCTTCAAGCACAACAAGTGGATCTAG
- a CDS encoding ArsR/SmtB family transcription factor yields the protein MARAATTADAFNAVAEPRRREILDVLAGGERTVSELVELLELAQPHVSRHLRVLREVGAVEVRDAGRQRVYRLQPQALKPIHDWVSGYADLWADRFDLLDGVLEDIRDQESGH from the coding sequence ATGGCACGGGCAGCGACAACCGCAGATGCGTTCAACGCCGTGGCCGAGCCCCGCCGTCGGGAAATCCTGGACGTCCTGGCCGGCGGCGAGCGGACCGTCAGCGAACTGGTGGAACTGCTGGAGCTGGCGCAACCGCACGTATCCCGGCACCTGCGGGTCTTGCGGGAAGTGGGCGCCGTGGAAGTCCGCGACGCCGGGCGGCAACGGGTCTACCGGCTCCAGCCGCAGGCGCTGAAGCCCATCCACGACTGGGTCTCCGGCTACGCGGACCTTTGGGCGGACCGCTTCGACCTCCTCGACGGCGTACTGGAAGACATCCGGGATCAGGAAAGCGGACACTAA